The DNA region TTCATGTGCAAAAGAAGGGACATGATGTCCTGGCATAAGGTAAACAATACGTCCAACACCATATCTATGCGCCCAAGCTGCAGGCTTCGGCCCTTCTTCGGATTGATATTCGAGCAGAATCTTTGTTTCGGCAAATGAACCGAATTCGAACAGATACGGCTCTTCTTCCATTGTAAATCCGGAAATGCCTTCCGTCACCGGATGGCTTTCTTCCGTTACAGTGAATTCAAGTGGTGCATAAGGCGGATGATGCAGGAACTTGGCACCGATCATCTGCTTCAGCTCATAACGATTCTGGAGCGAAATTCCGTTATGTATAATGACCAGTCCACCTCCATTGCTAACATAGGACAATAAGCCTGCTGTCTGCTGTGGAGAGACTTTCCCCTTCCAATCGTCCATGTAACAGATACATACATCAAATCCGGTTATATTTTCTTGCAGCAGCATGTTGCGATTCTCACTGCACTGCACAGTCATAGTATCGTGGAAAATCCGGCTGATCTCTGCATCCACTCCTTGCAGCGGATGCCAATCCGGATGAGTATAATCACCAAGTAACAACGCTTTTTTACGATGATCCATCATTAAAAACTCCTTTCAAATTACCAGTAACAGCATTACCAAGGGAGTGCGTCCCCCTTGTAATCGACATAAGCGGGCTGATCTCCCATAAACTGCTTATGGCGATCGATGAGTGCTGTGATATATTGTGCCGATTGATCAGGCGTGAGGTCTGCAGCGGTATTCAACTCCCCGCTCATATAACTCTGTACCCAGCCGGGATGAATCAGCATCACTTGCCCACCCTCATTCTTCAGACCATTATGCACAAGGCGGGCCTGCATGTTTAACGCAGATTTGGACATGCAATAGGCAAACCATCCATCCCGGCTGCATTGCTCAATACTGCCTGCCTCCGAAGAGATATTGACAATCAGCTTGTTTGTCCCTTGAAGAAGGAGGGGCAGCAGGGCATGAGTTACACGTAATGAGCCTAAGGTATTTACGTTAAATACTTCTGCCATCTCCGCCATATTTAACGGCCCGAGGATATGATCGGTAATACTTCCTAGTATAGCCGCATTATTGATAAGCATATCCAAATGCTCTGTATCCAGCTTAAGTGTCTCCGTGAACAAAGCAACTGACAGGTCATCGGCAATGTCCAGTTCAATGACGCGTAAACGCTTCGGATAGGCATCCGCAAGAAGACGAATCCCATCAGACTCTTCCATGTCGAGCCCTGCCGCATAGACGGTATAACCTCTTTTCAGCATTTGTGCCGTCAGAGCCAGTCCCAATCCCCGGGCCGCCCCCGTTACACATACGTTTTTCATTATGCTGTCCCTCCCTCACAAGCCTAATCTGTCTTTAATTCATTCCACATGATAACCTAAAAACCTTTAATTATGGGTGAACACGCTGAACTTCACGACCAAAGTCTCAGATGACTTTCATGTGATCAGAGTCGTTAAGCTTATACCGATGAGTCAGGGCATATTCTGCTGCGACATTACTGGTAGCATAGCTCTATCTTATGACTTTTTTGGACTTGTTGAGAGCAGAAATCATCAGACAAAATACAAAAAATTCTGATCCGGAAATCGGATCAGAACGGGAATGCTTTGAATCTTGGATGCGGATACCATTCATCATGGGCCACCATGCGGCAGATACAGTTACACTTATTGCATAAGATCTGCCTTGTCCACACGTTTGCCAGCGAAATAACGCCCCAACTCAACGATAAGGGCTCCCATCTTCTCATCCTCTGGAACCACAAGTGCCTCTATACCTTCTTCACGCATCGCGTTTGCTGTAACCCTACCCACCGAAGCCGGTACGACTCCTTGTCGGAAAGCCACCTGCATGGGTTCAAGCTTTCCCTTGGACGCAGCATATTCGACCAGAAACCTCACCTGCGGTCCACTCGTAAACGCGACAGCATCCACTTCATGCAACAAAATCTCATTCAGCAGCTGTTCGAGTTCCCCCTCTTCAGGCGGGACGTGACGATAAGGAAGCACCTGACGTACATGAGCACCCTGCTCCTCCAGCCATCTGACCAATTTGGGCGCTGTCTCCCCATGCAATTGCAGCATCATTTTTTGCCCCGCCAGATCATGTGAAGCGAATTCACGAATCAGTCCGTCCGTACTGCCGTCATCATCCCGGACCAGCGGAGTAAGTCCACGCTTTCGAAGCGCATTGACGGTCTTGTACCCTCTTGCCGCAATGGAAGAGTCCGACAACACATCCAGCAATTGAACAGCGATATCCATATCCTCAGCCATATCAAAAATAGCGTCCAATCCCATGCCTGTGGTCCATACCGTCCAGTCCGGCGGATCCGAAATCCAGGATACCAAGCCATCCCGAATATTGCGATCATCCAGAAATACAGTTCCTTGTGCAGGTCTGACAAGTGGAATCCCACCCAATTTCTCAACCAGTAAGGACATCTCTTTGGATTTTCGCGGTCCTGTAAGTGCTACACGTATACCTGCCAAATGTTGAACCATCCATGTTCCCCCCGTTCATTCAGCCGAATGTCATCCGTCTGACTACAGTATACAGGGTACTTCTATGGAGGGAAACCGTGTTTCCCCTCTTTTCGCTGGTTCATCTATAACGATTTTTGATGACATGTATCAGGAAGGCTGCAGTTCGCCACCCTGAAGCCCTTCATGCTTGCCCCTGCCCGACTCCTCTTTATCCTGTGAAACTTTATCTTGTTTATCCCCCTGTGGAGGCTGCTTTTGTTTCTGATTGTCCGTTGCATGTCTAACATCCTTTTTGCGAGGACGAAGGAACACGAACAGTATAATGGGAAACAGCACTTCGAACACGATCGCAATCCATGTCCATTCCCGTGTAAAGCGAAAGAGCTGAATTGCGTTTTTGAAAAACCAAAATGCACAGACAAAACCTACCAAAGCGACCGGCCCTGTCATGATTTTACCCGAGACTTTTGGAATCATTCGCTTCAGTCCCCAGCAAACAAAATACAGATCAAAGGCAATCTTGGTAATCATCGCAGGTAGAGTCGCTGCTGCCAGTGCCAGATCAAACCGGTCGAGAAAATCACTGATCTGCAGCTGCCTTGCCAGTTCATATGAAGGGTATACCAGTCTGGATGCAATGGGCACACCAATCGATGTAATCGTCTCAACTAAAATCAGCATCATCAGCACCGCTGAAATGGTGATCCCCCACAGGACGGATTTGAATTTAAAATCACTGCCCTTAACTACAAAGGGCAACGCAACCACCTCTCCAAAAAAGGAGAATATATACCAGCTTCCCTTGCCAACACCTGCCACATCGACGTCAAAATACGGCATCAGATTAGCAAGATCAACTTGCTTAATAAGCATAAACGGCACAATTAAGGAAATCAGAATGAACAAAGTTACATACAACTCGGACATTCCAATTAAGGATCCAAGACCTCCCCTTACAATAAAAACAGCCATGAACAAAAGGGACAACACAATGATCGAAATCGGGGTAGTTTCCAGCAATGTAATACTTACGTAGTCACCTATTAACCGGACGTCGCGGGCAAATACAAAGAGAAAAAACAAAATGTACAGCAGCGCTATTACACGCCCCATAAAAGGATGACGCTCAACGAGAGACTCAAACAAGTCCTGATTGGAGAATCGCCGCTGAACACGACTTAACATCCACATTGAACACACCATCACCAGAAACAAAGGGATATAGGATAAATAGGCGTGCTGCTCAGCATGGTAGATGGCCTGTGCATGAGACTGAATCAAAGTGCCTGTAATGCTGAGCAGCATCACGAACAGCACCAGCTGTCGACTGGTCACCCCCTGATTCATAAGACACCTCCTTTCTGTCTGTTCAACCGGGAATCGAGATTCATTGGAACATACTCAAGGCAACGGCAATAATCGTTGAATCATGTGAGTCAGCCACACGGACACAAAAAATGTTTTGCTCAAATATGTAACATGGAACCAAATCCCTGTGCTACATGCAATCAACCCATACGATAGCCATCGATTAATGGCAGCTGCCTGCCTCAGGTGTTTGAAATCCATGACGATGACAATGATGACCATGGCCAGATATGTAAACATCAGCGGCTTAATCACGGACAATCTCCTCCTCGGACAATCCGATCGGTTTATTGAGAATACCCACATTTTCGAGAATGACATGTGGTTCAACTGTAACCTTTAAGTTTGGATAAATCTCATTCCAGCGATCCTTGATCTTGTCCCACTCTTTCGGCAGATGCTGATGAATGGAACGACCCAAACCGAGAATGTCGGCTTTATATTTTTTCTGGACCAGCCTTACGCCTTCCTCAATATCTTCTTTAATTTTTTGACGGACAGCTTCATTGAGGCTGGTGATCTCTGTCTCCCGAAGGTCACCATAATTCGATTCGTTATCAACCATGACACCCTTGGCATACAGTCGAATCTTAACGGTTACCTCTCCATTCTTAATGTGGGGTTGGTAGGATGAATTGTTCTCATTCAGCTTGATGAACAACTCACCTTCTCCACGTGGAGCCTTCACCATAATTTCCGGCGCATTGGCTTCACCCATCGCCAGAATCAGCGCATCGGCTGGAGCCTTCTCAATCATCCCTATCAATTTGTCTTTCTTGAAAATAGCCAGCCCATCAAGCTTGATATTGGTCTTGGTGTCCTTCCAGCCCTTCGGCACATTGTTCACCATTGTGGCGATAGGAAGAAACGGGTCTACCCCTTCGGAAAGAATCGCATCGGTAAATGTTTTGAGTGAGCGTGGGGCTCGCATATTCAGGAAGCACAATTCACGCACCATTTCAGAAGGGAACTTCTCAATGGGTGCATCTGTATCCAACACTTCATGTGCGGGTCCCCTGGTCACAACTGGCAGTGCCGATAAACGATTTAGCGGGTAACGAGTCAATAAATCAAGCATGGGAGCAACCCCCTCCCTGGCGAGTTCCTCACCAATCAGCAGCGTGCGGCGGTGGGCGTAATAAATTACACGGGACAACTCTTTTTGACCTTCGAGCGTCGTACCATGCAAGGTTTTGGCTGTATTGGATAACATGAACCAGGATTTGTCACCACTGGTCCCCCCACCACCACCTGTACTACCAGCAGCACCGGATTGACCGGGGAGGGCAATTTGCAGACTTGACCGATAATTGCCATCTTCCTTGTCAAGAGCGATGCCAATCACAAAGGCGAGATCATTAATTTCCTTTCGATCCCAGCATCCTGATATCAAAAGACTACACAAGAGCAATGTCACCACAGCCCGGTACTTATGTATGAACGGCATGCACTCACCACCCCTCCTCTGCTTCAGGCGAACCGTTGATCTCTTCATTCATCCGTTTCTGGTCACGATGAACCGTAGAAGGACGATTGATCATTTTCCACCATGGTGCACGAATGACAATATCCTTGGTATCCGTCTTGCTGTAGGGGCTGAGGCCCGACAAATATGGCACTCCGAAGGAGGTCATCTGCGTCAGATGTACCGAGATCAGGACCAATCCGATAACGATGCCGTATAGCCCAAGCATTCCAGCCAGTAACATGATGGGAAACCGCAGCAAACGAACCGTAATAGCAAAGTTAAAACGCGGAATTGTGAAGGACGCGATCCCTGTCATCGATACGATAATAACCATGGGTGCTGATACAATACCCGCCTGAACTGCTGCCTGGCCAATAACAAGTGCCCCCAAAATGCTGACGGCCTGACCTACTGTTTTGGGTAACCTGACCCCCGCTTCCCGCAAAGCCTCAAATGATAATTCCATAATAAGGGCTTCTACCAGGGCGGGAAAAGGGATGGCCTCCCTCGCCCCGGCAATGCTCAGAATCAGCGTCGTCGGCAACATATCCTGATGGAACGTTGTAATGGCGATATACAGCGCGGGGAGAAATAGAGCGATAGCTACAAACAAAAATCGAATCCACCGGATCAGATTGCTAATAAAGAACCGTTCGTAATAATCCTCACTTGCCTGAAGCATCTGCCACATGGTCACTGGACCAATGAGGGCAAATGGGCTGCCATCTACAAAAATGGCAAACCGTCCTTCCAGCAAGTTGCCCGCCACGGTGTCCGGACGTTCGGTATAATGCATCTGTGGAAAAGGGGAATACGGATGATCCTCAATGAGTTCCTCAATATATCCCGTTTCTAGAATGCCATCGATCTTGATTTTGTTGAGACGTTTTTTGACATCTTTAATCAGCTTGGGATCAGCAATATCGTCGATGTAGGACAACACAACACTGGTTTTGGTTTCGGTTCCAATCGTCATGCTTAACATCTTAAGCGCAGGTGTTTTCAGCTTGAACCGCAGCAGTGCCGTATTCACACGCAATGTCTCGGTGAAGCCTTCACGGGGTCCCCGGATAACCGACTCGGTCTGGGGCTCCTCCACACCACGCCGTATGCCACCTTTTACGTTAAACAGCCAGGCTTCCTTACTCCCGTTGATCAACAGCAGAGCGGACGATTCCAGCACCCCATCCGCCGCGGCTGCCCAGGAATCCACTTTTTTCACCTGTGTCAAAGCGATCCTTGTATCATCCAGAGGCACTTCCGGTTCATCCGTACGTTGCTCGACCAGACCACGAATAAGCGGACGCAGCATATGCTCCTGGATGTCACTGGAATTCACAATCCCTTCAATGTAAACCAGAAGCCCCTTTTGTTCCGGTGTGATCATGACATTGCGAAAGACGACGTCCGAACAGTCGGAAAAGACGTCTTTCAACGCGGCCATATGACTTTCGTGTGACGTTCCGATAGGCTGCCTCAAAATAGGCGGGGACGGCAGCCCCAAGGGTATGTGCTTTTTTTCTTCTGAATTCCGGGGAGCTTTTCCCCCCGATGTCCTATCGGCCATGTACCGTCCCTCCGCTCTTGTTTTTATACAAGGTAGCTTGTGCCAGATGATGAGGAATTATGTGGTCTTTTTTTCGAATCTTGTTGAACACGTTTCTCCTCGGAAAGTGAATTATTAAAGTACAGTAAGCAGTGAGCAATACTATTATGGCTGACCTAGTATGCAAAAAGAGCCCATAAATAGGGCTCTTTATCTTTCCAGTTTTAAACTTCCGAATGAATTACCGTCGGTTTCTCCAGCATCAGTTCCTTGTTACATGCATCATCAAATTCCTTGCCATGGTCTATAATCAGACAGATGTGATCTGACAACTGATGTTGGATCAATTCCTTGATGCTATTTTTCCCTTCATGATCCATGTGAGAGACTGCTTCGTCAAAAAGCAAGACACTTGCCCCTTTCAATAAGGCTCTTGCAATAGCAATTCTTTGAATTTGCCCTCCTGATAAATTCTTTCCATTTTCTTCAATCATTTTGTTATTTTTCTCCGGGAACGACTCCATAATCCTGTCCAGCCCCGTAATTCGAAGCACTTTCTCATACTCACTTGTTTCAATATGTTCTGCCCCATATTTAATATTGTTCTCAATTGTATTATTGAACAAATATATTTTTTGAGAAACTACGGCCACTTTTTTACGAAGAGAACGTCTATCAAGTGTACTGATAGACACACCATTGATCAGAATATCGCCGTTGTTCTCTTTGAGCTGATAAAGCCCCGTAACTAGCCTGAAAACAGTTGTTTTCCCTGAGCCATTCTCCCCTTTAATGAGAAGTTTATCCCCGGAACCAAGACTGAAATTAACGTTATTAATAACATGTTCTTGTTCCTCATTATACCGGAATGACACATTTCGAAATTCAACTTTGTGAATAGAGTCTACTTTGTTCTTATCATCATCATACTCACCGACCTGGTCCAAGAAAATATGCAATCTTTTCAGGCTGGCTAATGCTGGCTGTATCGTTAGAGCAGTTGTTGATATACTTTGAACAGGTGCATACATTTTAGGTAAGTAATTCATAAACACCATATATCCCCCGAGTGTCATCCCACTTGTAATTACATCTCTTCCCCCAAGGATAATTAAGAGTACAGAAGATAGTGTTCCTAACAGGACAATTAGTTCAATACCAACGGAGTAAAGAATAGATTGCTTAATACTCGTATTCACCAAATCCTTAGTAGCCGTATTGATTTTTTTCGTTTCCTTGTCTTCTACTGAAAGATGCTTTACCTCTTCGATTCCCTGGACTGACTGCTGAATCTTTTCATTAAGGATTGAACTCTTCTCTGCAGCATCTAAAGAAATACGGTGTATGGATAACAGGTATCGGTTGGATATGAAGTAATATACCGGCATCAGCAGACACAGAATTAATGTTAATTTTATGTTGATGTTAATGAGGATAATGAACGTTGCAATCAATTCAAAAAAACTTAGTATGACTTTAAATGTGTTTGCTGAAATGAGGCCACCAATAGCATTA from Paenibacillus sp. JNUCC-31 includes:
- a CDS encoding Ger(x)C family spore germination protein; this translates as MPFIHKYRAVVTLLLCSLLISGCWDRKEINDLAFVIGIALDKEDGNYRSSLQIALPGQSGAAGSTGGGGGTSGDKSWFMLSNTAKTLHGTTLEGQKELSRVIYYAHRRTLLIGEELAREGVAPMLDLLTRYPLNRLSALPVVTRGPAHEVLDTDAPIEKFPSEMVRELCFLNMRAPRSLKTFTDAILSEGVDPFLPIATMVNNVPKGWKDTKTNIKLDGLAIFKKDKLIGMIEKAPADALILAMGEANAPEIMVKAPRGEGELFIKLNENNSSYQPHIKNGEVTVKIRLYAKGVMVDNESNYGDLRETEITSLNEAVRQKIKEDIEEGVRLVQKKYKADILGLGRSIHQHLPKEWDKIKDRWNEIYPNLKVTVEPHVILENVGILNKPIGLSEEEIVRD
- a CDS encoding ABC transporter ATP-binding protein; the encoded protein is MGDYMKVLFVYMKQFKGKLMIAVSLLIVLSALSVIPALLIKNIFDKGISQIDFGYVVRLGLILAVIYIVKSTLNYLSNVVFTNVSQNILLNLRTDISSKLLNSPMDFFGLYSSGYLTSRLNEVNAIGGLISANTFKVILSFFELIATFIILININIKLTLILCLLMPVYYFISNRYLLSIHRISLDAAEKSSILNEKIQQSVQGIEEVKHLSVEDKETKKINTATKDLVNTSIKQSILYSVGIELIVLLGTLSSVLLIILGGRDVITSGMTLGGYMVFMNYLPKMYAPVQSISTTALTIQPALASLKRLHIFLDQVGEYDDDKNKVDSIHKVEFRNVSFRYNEEQEHVINNVNFSLGSGDKLLIKGENGSGKTTVFRLVTGLYQLKENNGDILINGVSISTLDRRSLRKKVAVVSQKIYLFNNTIENNIKYGAEHIETSEYEKVLRITGLDRIMESFPEKNNKMIEENGKNLSGGQIQRIAIARALLKGASVLLFDEAVSHMDHEGKNSIKELIQHQLSDHICLIIDHGKEFDDACNKELMLEKPTVIHSEV
- a CDS encoding GerAB/ArcD/ProY family transporter; this translates as MNQGVTSRQLVLFVMLLSITGTLIQSHAQAIYHAEQHAYLSYIPLFLVMVCSMWMLSRVQRRFSNQDLFESLVERHPFMGRVIALLYILFFLFVFARDVRLIGDYVSITLLETTPISIIVLSLLFMAVFIVRGGLGSLIGMSELYVTLFILISLIVPFMLIKQVDLANLMPYFDVDVAGVGKGSWYIFSFFGEVVALPFVVKGSDFKFKSVLWGITISAVLMMLILVETITSIGVPIASRLVYPSYELARQLQISDFLDRFDLALAAATLPAMITKIAFDLYFVCWGLKRMIPKVSGKIMTGPVALVGFVCAFWFFKNAIQLFRFTREWTWIAIVFEVLFPIILFVFLRPRKKDVRHATDNQKQKQPPQGDKQDKVSQDKEESGRGKHEGLQGGELQPS
- a CDS encoding SDR family oxidoreductase, translating into MKNVCVTGAARGLGLALTAQMLKRGYTVYAAGLDMEESDGIRLLADAYPKRLRVIELDIADDLSVALFTETLKLDTEHLDMLINNAAILGSITDHILGPLNMAEMAEVFNVNTLGSLRVTHALLPLLLQGTNKLIVNISSEAGSIEQCSRDGWFAYCMSKSALNMQARLVHNGLKNEGGQVMLIHPGWVQSYMSGELNTAADLTPDQSAQYITALIDRHKQFMGDQPAYVDYKGDALPW
- a CDS encoding uroporphyrinogen-III synthase; protein product: MVQHLAGIRVALTGPRKSKEMSLLVEKLGGIPLVRPAQGTVFLDDRNIRDGLVSWISDPPDWTVWTTGMGLDAIFDMAEDMDIAVQLLDVLSDSSIAARGYKTVNALRKRGLTPLVRDDDGSTDGLIREFASHDLAGQKMMLQLHGETAPKLVRWLEEQGAHVRQVLPYRHVPPEEGELEQLLNEILLHEVDAVAFTSGPQVRFLVEYAASKGKLEPMQVAFRQGVVPASVGRVTANAMREEGIEALVVPEDEKMGALIVELGRYFAGKRVDKADLMQ
- a CDS encoding ThuA domain-containing protein, with product MDHRKKALLLGDYTHPDWHPLQGVDAEISRIFHDTMTVQCSENRNMLLQENITGFDVCICYMDDWKGKVSPQQTAGLLSYVSNGGGLVIIHNGISLQNRYELKQMIGAKFLHHPPYAPLEFTVTEESHPVTEGISGFTMEEEPYLFEFGSFAETKILLEYQSEEGPKPAAWAHRYGVGRIVYLMPGHHVPSFAHETYRQLILQAGKWAARYV
- a CDS encoding spore germination protein; its protein translation is MAALKDVFSDCSDVVFRNVMITPEQKGLLVYIEGIVNSSDIQEHMLRPLIRGLVEQRTDEPEVPLDDTRIALTQVKKVDSWAAAADGVLESSALLLINGSKEAWLFNVKGGIRRGVEEPQTESVIRGPREGFTETLRVNTALLRFKLKTPALKMLSMTIGTETKTSVVLSYIDDIADPKLIKDVKKRLNKIKIDGILETGYIEELIEDHPYSPFPQMHYTERPDTVAGNLLEGRFAIFVDGSPFALIGPVTMWQMLQASEDYYERFFISNLIRWIRFLFVAIALFLPALYIAITTFHQDMLPTTLILSIAGAREAIPFPALVEALIMELSFEALREAGVRLPKTVGQAVSILGALVIGQAAVQAGIVSAPMVIIVSMTGIASFTIPRFNFAITVRLLRFPIMLLAGMLGLYGIVIGLVLISVHLTQMTSFGVPYLSGLSPYSKTDTKDIVIRAPWWKMINRPSTVHRDQKRMNEEINGSPEAEEGW